From a single Budorcas taxicolor isolate Tak-1 chromosome X, Takin1.1, whole genome shotgun sequence genomic region:
- the LOC128070110 gene encoding E3 ubiquitin-protein ligase RLIM-like: MESSDSDDEEDRVSVQHSGQIDRLAREDDYYRFISDLSEEDYILMRDNNLLGPLGESTEEELQKRLQIMKENLRQNSDENTDRGDASDDVSSDDSPLDWLTTFRQTENVTSEQKENQSWREQIQISANSDELRFSLEINLDLDDKNSNPENECVASAKLPRREDTEDSQRQVENPQSESLFTTASASEHDTMETLMEVPPTRSQRRAKCMSPISRRTRARTDSSPPSHSLWEIFQRMNEDIPSQTFKQPLISENDTFSRTGHKETLRQQMPGQELQNRGLIETSRTRNAVPGECYSDTTCSSEPLEVRETNPTTPFNLEVGRVPCPVHCRACSQRDSRVSSTQLTSDSPNNTTTSESEQEELKPMFSHSEEANESAYVNTIRNPVHRILNTSLSDTTSVPTQSTLWQTMTGFSNSSNLMDSGSNLEHSVSPPSENMERAESPNERNGPSGSSCRPSSASNASYDPDSNFTLISGSVPNYISSSHSTPMSNSSSSDEDSEISSQVFEDSEESSLSTGLSETRQEGRRMTPIIFDDSDSWSSLNLDQFFLQNEDDPYEPTGLTKAQIENLALRSFGENEAFKACSICITEYTAGNTLRILPCSHEYHDHCIDHWLSEHTTCPICRGPVVDPSEADNSM, encoded by the exons ATGGAAAGCTCAGATTCCGACGATGAAGAAGACAGGGTTTCGGTCCAACACAGCGGTCAGATAGACCGATTGGCTCGAGAAGATGATTACTACCGATTCATAAGTGATCTGAGTGAAGAAGATTACATACTTATGAGGGACAACAATTTGCTCGGCCCCCTTGGTGAAAGTACGGAAGAAGAGTTGCAGAAGAGGCttcaaataatgaaagaaaacctACGACAAAACTCAGATGAAAATACAG ATAGAGGAGATGCTTCAGATGATGTGTCTAGCGATGATTCTCCACTAGACTGGCTTACCACTTTCAGACAAACTGAAAATGTGACaagtgaacaaaaagaaaatcagtcttggaGAGAACAGATCCAAATTAGTGCTAACAGTGATGAGCTCAGATTCAGCTTAGAAATAAATCTTGACCTTGATGATAAAAACTCAAATCCAGAGAATGAATGTGTAGCATCTGCAAAACTTCCCAGAAGAGAAGATACGGAAGACAGCCAAAGGCAAGTGGAAAATCCACAATCTGAgtcactatttacaacagcatcTGCATCAGAACACGATACAATGGAAACATTAATGGAAGTCCCACCGACTAGAAGTCAGAGAAGAGCAAAATGTATGAGCCCAATCTCTCGGAGAACCAGAGCAAGGACTGACAGTTCGCCACCTTCACATTCACTGTgggaaatttttcaaagaatgaatgaagataTACCATCTCAGACTTTTAAACAACCTCTCATAAGTGAGAATGATACATTTTCTAGAACTGGGCATAAAGAAACATTGAGACAGCAAATGCCTGGACAGGAGTTGCAAAATAGGGGTCTTATTGAAACTTCTAGAACTAGGAATGCTGTTCCTGGAGAATGTTATTCAGACACAACGTGCAGTAGTGAACCTTTGGAAGTGAGGGAAACAAATCCAACCACACCCTTCAATCTTGAAGTAGGACGAGTTCCTTGTCCAGTTCATTGTCGAGCATGTTCTCAGAGAGACAGCAGAGTTAGTAGTACTCAGTTAACATCTGACTCACCAAACAACACTACCACTTCAGAAAGTGAGCAAGAAGAACTGAAGCCAATGTTTTCACATTCTGAAGAGGCCAATGAGAGTGCTTATGTCAATACCATCAGAAATCCTGTTCACAGAATTTTAAATACTAGCTTAAGTGATACAACATCTGTTCCAACTCAGAGTACATTATGGCAGACAATGACAGGATTTAGTAACTCAAGTAATCTTATGGACAGTGGCAGTAACTTAGAGCATAGTGTCTCACCTCCAAGTGAAAACATGGAAAGGGCAGAGTCACCAAATGAAAGAAATGGACCTAGTGGTAGCAGTTGTAGACCTAGTTCTGCTTCAAATGCTAGCTATGATCCTGATTCAAATTTCACACTGATTTCAGGTTCAGTCCCCAATTATATATCTAGCTCCCATTCTACTCCTATGTCCAATTCTAGCTCAAGTGATGAAGATTCAGAAATTAGCTCACAGGTGTTTGAAGACAGTGAAGAAAGCAGCTTATCAACAGGCTTATCAGAGACCAGGCAAGAAGGTAGACGAATGACCCCAATAATATTTGATGATAGTGACTCTTGGTCCTCCCTTAATCTGGATCAGTTTTTCCTACAAAATGAAGATGACCCATACGAACCAACAGGACTTACCAAAGCACAGATTGAGAACTTGGCTTTAAGATCTTTTGGAGAGAATGAAGCATTTAAAGCCTGTAGCATTTGTATCACAGAGTACACTGCAGGCAACACACTACGCATCCTACCTTGCTCCCATGAATATCATGATCACTGCATTGATCACTGGCTGTCTGAGCACACAACCTGTCCTATTTGTCGTGGGCCAGTAGTGGATCCCTCTGAGGCAGATAATTCTATGTGA